In Thunnus maccoyii chromosome 3, fThuMac1.1, whole genome shotgun sequence, the following proteins share a genomic window:
- the park7 gene encoding Parkinson disease protein 7 homolog: protein MAGKRALVILSKGAEEMETVIPVDVMRRAGIAVTVAGLTGKEPVQCSRNVVICPDASLEDASKQGPYDVVLLPGGMPGAQNLAESPAVKEVLKAQDGRKGLIAAICAGPTALLAHGIGYGSTVTTHPAMKEKMMNGDHYKYSEARVQKDGHYITSRGPGTSFEFALTIVEELMGAEVAAQVKAPLIMKD, encoded by the exons ATGGCAGGAAAGAGAGCATTGGTAATTCTGTCTAAAGGTGCAGAGGAGATGGAAACGGTTATTCCTGTGGACGTCATGCGAAGAGCTGGG ATCGCAGTGACGGTTGCAGGACTGACGGGCAAAGAGCCAGTCCAGTGCAGCAGAAACGTCGTGATCTGTCCTGATGCCAGCCTGGAAGATGCTAGCAAACAG ggCCCGTATGATGTGGTTCTTCTGCCAGGAGGAATGCCAGGGGCCCAGAATCTGGCAGAG TCTCCTGCTGTGAAGGAGGTGCTGAAGGCACAAGATGGCAGAAAAGGCCTGATTGCAGCCATCTGTGCAG GTCCCACCGCTCTTCTGGCACATGGCATTGGCTACGGCAGCACAGTCACCACACATCCTGCTATGAAGGAAAAGATGATGAATGGag acCACTATAAATATTCAGAGGCTCGAGTACAGAAGGATGGACATTACATCACCAGCCGTGGGCCAGGAACTAGTTTCGAGTTTGCCCTGACGATCGTTGAAGAACTTATGGGGGCCGAAGTTGCAGCTCAAGTCAAGGCTCCTCTTATTATGAAAGACTGA